A genomic window from Anthocerotibacter panamensis C109 includes:
- a CDS encoding chemotaxis protein CheW, whose translation MDLLQPTPQDAVAPAPQGDLYLKFELGSGQQLAFPATGVLEVVELPTENITAMPNMHPLLMGTYNLRGEILWLVDLALLFQNTYLTVANGQYPVIVVQDEDAPVGLAVARICGMSWLDGERIQPVGQAPPANLRPFVRGSFPQTDDDLASVLLLDPDTLVRSRPWTQ comes from the coding sequence ATGGATCTGCTCCAGCCAACCCCCCAGGACGCAGTAGCCCCCGCTCCGCAGGGCGACCTCTACCTCAAATTTGAGTTAGGTTCCGGGCAGCAACTGGCCTTCCCGGCTACCGGCGTCCTTGAAGTGGTAGAACTTCCCACAGAAAACATCACTGCTATGCCCAACATGCACCCCTTGCTTATGGGCACCTACAATCTGCGTGGGGAGATCCTCTGGTTGGTGGATTTGGCGCTCTTGTTTCAGAACACCTACCTCACCGTGGCTAACGGTCAGTATCCGGTCATCGTTGTTCAGGATGAAGATGCTCCGGTAGGTCTAGCCGTTGCCCGTATCTGCGGGATGAGCTGGCTGGATGGCGAACGAATTCAGCCTGTCGGTCAAGCTCCCCCCGCCAACTTGCGTCCTTTCGTGCGGGGGAGTTTTCCGCAGACAGACGACGACTTGGCGTCGGTCTTGCTCCTCGATCCTGACACCCTGGTGCGCTCCCGCCCCTGGACCCAATAA
- a CDS encoding hybrid sensor histidine kinase/response regulator, which yields MNPEVQQRVLGYFLEEAQDHIATMERGLMELAGGDPEVLQELFRAAHSLKGGAALLGLSTIRHLAHELEDHFRVIQEEKKMVDQNLEGLLLRVLDILQGLVQDLQSGRALTPERETQAEEQAQPLMQALAAHLSGEALPLAVGAPTEDQAQMRIQAYFIEECNDHLFTLERGLMAWRERSEDPELFNELFRAAHSIKGGAAMLGLQAIRRVAHELEDCFRLVQEQDRVVEERLEGLLLRVLDILRDLVGHLSTQGAITPEQAEQAQVRFQPVLQELTSYLGGDFDAPTLQDLLPEESALPAAVSRFTPDQERIVGYFLEEALEHLATLEQGLPQLTELSDDLEFLPELYRAAHSIKGGAAMLGLEGIRQVAYHLEHQLRTVNERDEPLSPSLQELFSAVCDRLALFVSELGQGMLTVPRETELLEQTGPLLDHLTQAMEAPDLVAVPALADLVEAVIPTVPPAEPEPAPVADPEPVAEPEQLLSEAETCTVVKLLAPSLEELANYFAHASFDEVREPLLTLTREFCELGEVHGMREWITLNQTLAMALIYHGDDSWQELGTQAMGELREAFDYIRQGQITRVRVSEGLQRLANPARPLEIPALEDLVTVTAPAPTPAVELDILGTLFGTEWPPAPAPSPVIESVVPTQAKLAPERRPKTASIVRRLMRVEVRHLDGLSNLVGELVINRNSLESQQNRLRLLLETLQQRVGQLNRISQELEEYYDRSIQGVRGERFRVPVNIGAVALTPPVLARESFDALEMDRYTPLHSISQEVMELIVRIKEVGSDIEFVTDQAEEATRQFRQLSAQLQEGLNQMRMLPLSEIVDRLPRAVRDLSVSLGKQVDLEIVGRETLVDKAILEELYDPLTHLTTNALMHGIEDPDRRTRLGKQAKGRIEVKAYHQGNQTVISVSDDGQGLAAQQIRAKAVAKGLLSPQEAQTLADSEVYPLVFLPGFTTAERITEVAGRGVGLDVVQNHINRLRGTVQLDSKPGQGTTFTIRLPLTLSISRAIICRNGRAPIAFPLDGIEDLIEVPIERIRREGQQQTIVWRERTLSFIDLNDLLIYNRASTAEKPELGKEVATVILRNGDTYVALGVDAFVEEQEVVIKQIKGPVPKPTGVAGVTILGNGQVLPIADIGELIGMVAGQVPFQARVPNLPLPDTKAASQTTVLIVDDSITVRELLSMTFVKAGYRVEQARDGQEALEKLKSGLTCDLVFCDVEMPRMDGFEFLAQIQKDGRLKSLPVAMLTSRSAEKHRQTAYQLGAKGYFTKPYLEDDLLRGAEQLLKTSRAGLGV from the coding sequence ATGAATCCAGAAGTCCAGCAGCGCGTCCTCGGTTATTTTCTTGAAGAAGCTCAGGACCATATCGCCACCATGGAACGGGGCTTAATGGAACTGGCCGGAGGCGACCCAGAGGTCCTCCAGGAACTCTTTCGGGCGGCCCATTCCCTCAAAGGAGGTGCGGCACTGCTCGGGCTCTCGACGATTCGGCACCTCGCCCATGAACTGGAGGACCACTTCCGCGTCATCCAGGAAGAGAAAAAAATGGTCGATCAAAACCTGGAGGGCCTGCTGTTGCGGGTACTCGATATCCTCCAAGGGCTAGTCCAGGATCTTCAGTCCGGTAGGGCACTCACCCCAGAGCGGGAAACCCAAGCTGAAGAGCAGGCCCAACCGTTGATGCAGGCTCTGGCCGCACACTTAAGTGGAGAGGCTCTCCCCTTGGCGGTAGGAGCCCCCACCGAAGACCAAGCCCAGATGCGGATTCAAGCGTACTTCATCGAAGAGTGCAACGACCACCTCTTTACCCTAGAGCGGGGACTGATGGCATGGCGGGAGCGCTCTGAAGACCCGGAACTCTTCAACGAACTTTTTCGAGCGGCGCACTCGATCAAAGGCGGAGCCGCAATGCTCGGTCTGCAAGCTATCCGCCGGGTCGCCCATGAACTCGAAGATTGTTTCCGCCTTGTCCAAGAGCAAGACCGGGTCGTGGAGGAGCGTCTAGAGGGGCTCCTCCTCAGAGTGCTCGATATCTTGCGTGACCTTGTGGGCCATCTCTCGACGCAAGGAGCCATCACGCCCGAGCAGGCCGAACAAGCCCAAGTCCGGTTCCAGCCGGTGCTCCAAGAGTTAACTAGCTACTTGGGCGGGGACTTCGACGCACCTACACTCCAGGATCTGTTGCCGGAGGAATCCGCCCTGCCTGCTGCGGTCTCACGCTTTACCCCCGATCAAGAACGGATTGTCGGCTATTTCCTTGAAGAAGCCCTCGAACATCTGGCGACCCTAGAGCAGGGTCTCCCCCAGTTAACTGAGCTGAGTGACGATCTGGAGTTTTTACCGGAACTCTACCGGGCGGCGCACTCGATTAAGGGCGGGGCAGCCATGCTGGGTCTGGAGGGGATTCGCCAAGTAGCCTACCATCTTGAACACCAACTCAGGACTGTCAACGAACGGGATGAGCCGCTGAGTCCCTCTTTGCAAGAACTTTTTAGCGCGGTATGCGACCGCCTTGCCCTCTTTGTGTCCGAATTGGGTCAAGGTATGCTGACAGTCCCCCGCGAGACCGAATTGCTCGAGCAGACAGGGCCCCTGCTCGACCACCTCACCCAGGCGATGGAAGCCCCTGATTTGGTCGCTGTACCTGCTCTGGCGGATCTCGTGGAAGCTGTGATCCCTACAGTCCCCCCAGCCGAACCCGAACCTGCCCCAGTCGCTGATCCTGAGCCCGTAGCCGAGCCCGAACAGTTGCTGAGTGAAGCAGAGACCTGCACGGTAGTCAAGCTCCTGGCGCCGAGCCTGGAAGAGCTAGCCAACTACTTCGCACACGCTTCCTTTGACGAAGTCCGCGAACCACTCCTGACCCTGACGCGAGAATTTTGTGAATTGGGCGAAGTCCATGGTATGCGCGAGTGGATCACGTTAAACCAGACCCTGGCGATGGCCCTCATCTACCATGGCGATGATAGCTGGCAAGAGTTAGGCACCCAGGCGATGGGTGAACTGCGAGAAGCCTTTGATTACATCCGTCAGGGTCAGATCACTCGGGTGCGCGTCTCCGAAGGGCTCCAGCGTCTGGCTAATCCCGCCCGCCCGCTGGAAATTCCCGCCCTGGAAGACCTGGTCACGGTTACTGCGCCCGCGCCCACGCCTGCTGTCGAGCTAGATATTCTCGGCACCCTCTTTGGAACCGAGTGGCCTCCTGCGCCTGCCCCGAGCCCGGTCATAGAGTCTGTGGTTCCCACCCAAGCCAAGCTTGCTCCTGAGCGCCGCCCCAAAACTGCCAGCATAGTCCGCCGCCTGATGCGCGTCGAGGTGCGCCACCTCGATGGCTTGAGCAATCTGGTCGGGGAACTCGTCATCAACCGCAACTCCCTGGAGAGCCAGCAGAACCGCCTGCGCCTGCTTCTTGAGACGCTCCAACAGCGCGTAGGCCAACTCAACCGCATCAGCCAAGAACTTGAAGAGTATTATGATCGCTCGATTCAAGGAGTACGCGGAGAACGGTTCCGGGTGCCCGTCAATATCGGGGCTGTAGCCTTGACCCCGCCGGTGCTGGCGCGCGAAAGCTTTGACGCCTTGGAGATGGACCGCTACACCCCCTTGCACTCGATCTCTCAAGAGGTCATGGAGCTGATCGTCCGCATCAAGGAAGTGGGCTCCGATATCGAGTTTGTCACCGACCAAGCGGAAGAAGCGACCCGGCAGTTCCGGCAGTTGTCAGCTCAGTTACAGGAGGGCCTCAACCAGATGCGGATGTTGCCCCTCAGCGAGATTGTAGACCGTCTGCCCCGAGCGGTGCGCGACCTCTCAGTGAGTCTGGGCAAACAGGTAGACCTGGAGATCGTAGGCCGGGAGACCCTGGTTGACAAAGCAATCCTCGAAGAACTCTACGACCCGCTCACCCACCTCACCACCAATGCCCTGATGCACGGTATTGAGGACCCAGACCGTCGCACCCGCCTCGGCAAGCAGGCCAAGGGCCGGATCGAGGTCAAAGCCTACCACCAGGGCAACCAAACCGTTATCTCGGTCAGTGACGACGGCCAGGGGCTTGCCGCCCAGCAGATCCGCGCCAAGGCCGTAGCCAAGGGCCTCCTGAGCCCCCAGGAAGCGCAGACCCTCGCCGATAGCGAAGTCTATCCCCTGGTCTTCCTCCCCGGTTTTACGACCGCCGAGCGCATCACAGAAGTAGCGGGCCGGGGCGTCGGTCTCGACGTGGTCCAGAACCATATCAATCGCTTACGCGGCACGGTGCAGCTCGATTCCAAGCCGGGACAAGGGACGACCTTCACCATTCGGCTGCCCCTGACGCTCAGTATTTCGCGGGCAATCATCTGTCGCAATGGCCGCGCTCCGATTGCCTTTCCTTTAGATGGCATCGAAGATTTGATCGAAGTACCGATAGAGCGTATCCGCCGGGAGGGCCAGCAGCAGACTATTGTTTGGCGCGAGCGCACGCTTTCTTTTATCGACCTCAATGACCTCCTTATCTACAACCGCGCCAGCACCGCAGAGAAACCTGAGTTGGGCAAAGAAGTGGCGACAGTCATCCTGCGCAATGGCGACACCTACGTTGCGCTAGGCGTGGATGCCTTTGTGGAAGAGCAGGAGGTCGTCATCAAGCAGATCAAAGGCCCGGTCCCCAAACCCACAGGCGTCGCCGGGGTGACCATTCTGGGCAACGGTCAAGTCTTGCCCATCGCCGATATCGGGGAGTTGATCGGGATGGTTGCCGGTCAGGTTCCGTTCCAAGCCCGCGTCCCCAATCTGCCCCTCCCCGACACCAAGGCTGCCAGCCAGACCACAGTCCTGATCGTGGATGACTCGATCACGGTCCGCGAGCTGCTTTCGATGACTTTTGTCAAAGCAGGCTACCGGGTCGAACAGGCCCGCGACGGTCAGGAAGCGCTGGAAAAACTAAAAAGTGGCCTCACTTGCGATCTGGTTTTCTGCGATGTGGAGATGCCCCGCATGGACGGCTTTGAATTCCTCGCTCAAATCCAAAAAGATGGTCGCCTGAAGTCGTTGCCGGTCGCCATGCTCACCTCGCGCAGCGCCGAAAAGCACCGCCAGACCGCCTACCAACTCGGAGCCAAGGGCTACTTCACCAAGCCCTACCTCGAAGATGACCTACTCAGAGGCGCAGAGCAACTGCTCAAGACCAGCCGCGCTGGTTTGGGGGTCTGA
- a CDS encoding YciI family protein — protein MARYVLFGSYSADVVERRAPHREAHLTRLRQLQAQGKVITIGPTKDLTKVFGVYEAADEAAARTLVEEDPYWQAGVWTEYTLMEWIQAF, from the coding sequence ATGGCACGCTACGTCCTGTTTGGTTCTTATAGTGCCGATGTCGTGGAGCGGCGTGCGCCTCACCGCGAAGCCCATCTCACCCGCCTGCGCCAACTTCAAGCGCAGGGCAAAGTCATCACCATCGGCCCCACCAAGGATCTAACCAAAGTCTTCGGGGTCTACGAAGCTGCCGATGAAGCTGCTGCGCGCACCCTCGTCGAAGAAGACCCCTACTGGCAAGCCGGGGTCTGGACGGAGTATACGCTTATGGAATGGATTCAGGCTTTTTGA
- a CDS encoding phasin family protein, giving the protein MDSNAILKQLLLSAVSATSAVVDQLRKNLDELVVQGRLNPEDAKQFLDDIFIRIREEQGNLEDQFRKQVRIALKELEVPTQSEFEVLKARLEQLEFQVRQLQDRR; this is encoded by the coding sequence ATGGACAGCAACGCAATTCTCAAACAACTCCTCCTCTCGGCGGTCAGCGCTACTTCTGCGGTGGTCGATCAGTTGCGTAAAAACCTGGACGAACTGGTAGTACAGGGCCGTCTCAACCCCGAGGATGCCAAACAATTTTTGGACGATATCTTCATCCGTATCCGCGAAGAGCAAGGGAACCTGGAGGATCAGTTCCGCAAGCAGGTCCGCATTGCCCTCAAAGAACTAGAAGTCCCGACCCAGTCAGAATTTGAAGTCCTCAAGGCCCGCCTCGAACAACTGGAATTTCAGGTGCGCCAACTCCAAGACCGCCGCTAG